One stretch of Comamonadaceae bacterium OTU4NAUVB1 DNA includes these proteins:
- a CDS encoding TetR family transcriptional regulator C-terminal domain-containing protein → MPRPDGPLSRARPGRELILNAIRKAAVSEFSAHGLRGTSTQAIAARAGLTKPQLHYYIAGKEELYEELLMQCLHDWKVVFAFEGPADDPAAVLSDYVRKKLAHAFDAPEISRIFTREVLDGGRNLARYWPNARAWTQAKVDVIDGWIARGLMRPLDARILLMHVWAMTQSYADCALQTRVMLDVAPDAPLERAPIERELVAFVLAGCGLALPAA, encoded by the coding sequence ATGCCCCGGCCGGACGGACCGCTCTCGCGCGCGCGGCCGGGACGCGAACTGATCCTGAACGCCATCCGCAAGGCGGCCGTCAGCGAGTTCAGCGCCCACGGACTGCGCGGCACTTCCACCCAGGCGATCGCCGCGCGCGCCGGGCTCACCAAGCCGCAGCTGCACTACTACATCGCGGGCAAGGAAGAGCTGTACGAGGAGTTGCTCATGCAGTGCCTGCACGACTGGAAGGTGGTGTTCGCCTTCGAGGGTCCGGCCGACGATCCGGCCGCGGTGCTGAGCGACTACGTCCGCAAGAAGCTCGCGCACGCCTTCGACGCGCCGGAGATCTCGCGCATCTTCACGCGCGAGGTGCTCGACGGCGGGCGCAACCTGGCGCGCTACTGGCCCAACGCGCGAGCCTGGACGCAGGCCAAGGTCGACGTCATCGACGGCTGGATCGCGCGCGGCCTGATGCGCCCGCTCGACGCGCGCATCCTGCTGATGCACGTCTGGGCCATGACGCAGAGCTACGCCGACTGCGCGTTGCAGACCCGCGTCATGCTCGACGTGGCGCCGGACGCGCCGCTCGAGCGCGCGCCGATCGAGCGCGAACTGGTGGCCTTCGTGCTCGCCGGCTGCGGGCTGGCGCTGCCCGCTGCCTGA
- a CDS encoding ABC transporter ATP-binding protein has protein sequence MTVHAPAPAVEVRSAEKTYPNGTQALLPVDLTIAEGEFVTLLGPSGCGKSTLLKMIAGMLEPTDGRLLVWRKPVAQLHDCPHKLSFVFQSATLMPWASVRTNVRLPLDLAGVPRGEGDTRVAEVLALVGLDRFADALPGALSGGMQMRVSIARGLVTRPDLLLMDEPFGALDEITRHKLDAELLALWRERKLTVVFVTHSIHEAVFLSTRVVMMAARPGRVVEQFVIDEPHPRTADFMVSPRFAQHARRLQDSLLRASAETVS, from the coding sequence ATGACGGTCCACGCCCCGGCGCCCGCGGTCGAGGTGCGCTCGGCCGAGAAGACCTATCCCAACGGCACGCAGGCGCTGCTGCCGGTGGACCTGACGATCGCCGAGGGCGAATTCGTCACGCTGCTGGGGCCTTCGGGTTGCGGCAAGAGCACGCTGCTCAAGATGATCGCCGGCATGCTGGAGCCCACCGACGGCCGGCTGCTGGTCTGGCGCAAGCCGGTGGCGCAGTTGCACGACTGCCCGCACAAGCTGTCCTTCGTGTTCCAGTCGGCGACGCTGATGCCCTGGGCCAGCGTGCGCACCAACGTGCGCCTGCCGCTCGACCTGGCCGGCGTGCCGCGCGGGGAGGGCGACACGCGCGTGGCCGAGGTGCTGGCACTGGTCGGGCTGGACCGCTTCGCTGACGCGCTGCCCGGCGCGCTGTCCGGCGGCATGCAGATGCGGGTGTCGATCGCGCGCGGGCTGGTGACCCGGCCCGACCTGCTGCTGATGGACGAGCCCTTCGGCGCCCTCGACGAGATCACGCGCCACAAGCTCGACGCCGAACTGCTGGCCCTGTGGCGCGAGCGGAAGCTCACCGTGGTCTTCGTGACCCACTCGATCCACGAGGCGGTGTTCCTGTCGACGCGCGTGGTGATGATGGCCGCGCGTCCGGGCCGCGTGGTCGAGCAGTTCGTCATCGACGAGCCGCACCCGCGCACGGCCGACTTCATGGTGTCGCCGCGCTTCGCCCAGCATGCGCGCCGGCTCCAGGACAGCCTGCTGCGCGCCAGCGCGGAGACCGTGTCGTGA
- a CDS encoding EAL domain-containing protein: MLDTDPEPGLDALVRYAQRIFGASIAVISLVAEDRQFFMARQGIEATEMPREGSFCTHTVLGHEVLVVPDATCDERFCRSPLVTGAPHIRFYAGTPLLTPNGFAIGAFCIQDVVPRPHGLSEDEQELLVNLATLVMDKLEIRRLSTIEADARKRFEAVAGSSADSIICADEHNRILSWNKAAERMFGYEARDVIGRNLNIIIPPQFRAMHQAGLQRAAAGLETKLVGSLVTVPALKRNLEEFPIELSLSHWVEGGEHRFGAIARDITQRLATEARLKYAAEYDAMTGLANRTFLDADLATTSGAGLSVALILIDLDGFKDVNDSLGHAAGDEVLKAVAKRLADVATGLGLPCRLGGDEFVVVMRNVDDPSTALRMADRLIKAIERPVELGERSIYVGASAGVSFASGAAWPIDALFEQADLALYKAKTDGKGRARAFTRDLQAIAQTRTSISSGIRQAWERGELALYYQPQVRLSDACVVGAEALIRWNHPERGLLTPAAFLSTLETSLLAIPVSEWILETACRQAAAWRASKHPTFRIGVNLFAAQLRSGELPGVVQRVLRETGLCASALELEITENTILCNEARIHAALQALRDIGIGIAFDDYGTGFASLTMLKNFPVTRLKIDRSFVSGPDTGARDLVIVEAIARLAQGLELEVIAEGIETQAQADLMRAHCREGQGYFFGRPMTAGAFEKTFLDDRRCRPGSGTAS, from the coding sequence GTGCTGGACACGGACCCCGAACCCGGCCTCGACGCGCTGGTCCGGTATGCACAGCGGATCTTCGGCGCATCCATCGCGGTGATCTCCCTGGTCGCCGAGGACCGGCAGTTCTTCATGGCCAGGCAGGGCATCGAAGCAACCGAGATGCCGCGCGAGGGTTCGTTCTGCACGCACACGGTGCTCGGCCACGAGGTGCTGGTGGTTCCGGACGCGACCTGCGACGAGCGCTTTTGCCGCTCGCCCCTGGTGACCGGCGCGCCCCACATCCGCTTCTATGCCGGCACGCCGCTGCTCACGCCCAACGGCTTCGCCATCGGTGCCTTCTGCATCCAGGATGTCGTGCCGCGACCCCACGGACTCTCCGAGGACGAGCAGGAACTGCTCGTCAATCTGGCCACGCTCGTCATGGACAAGCTCGAGATCCGCCGCCTGTCGACCATCGAGGCCGATGCGCGGAAACGTTTCGAGGCCGTGGCCGGATCGTCGGCCGATTCGATCATCTGCGCCGACGAGCACAACCGCATCCTGTCGTGGAACAAGGCGGCCGAGCGCATGTTCGGCTACGAGGCCCGGGACGTGATCGGCCGCAACCTGAACATCATCATCCCGCCGCAGTTCCGGGCCATGCACCAGGCCGGACTGCAACGCGCGGCGGCGGGTCTGGAGACCAAGCTCGTCGGCTCGCTGGTGACCGTGCCCGCCCTGAAACGCAACCTGGAGGAGTTTCCGATCGAGCTGTCCCTGTCGCACTGGGTCGAAGGCGGGGAGCATCGCTTCGGCGCGATCGCCAGGGACATCACGCAGCGTCTCGCGACCGAGGCACGGCTGAAGTACGCCGCCGAATACGACGCGATGACCGGCCTGGCCAACCGCACGTTCCTCGATGCGGACCTCGCGACGACCAGCGGAGCCGGGCTGTCCGTCGCACTGATCCTGATCGATCTCGACGGCTTCAAGGACGTGAACGACAGCCTGGGCCACGCGGCGGGCGACGAGGTGCTCAAGGCTGTCGCGAAGCGGCTGGCCGACGTCGCCACCGGCCTCGGGTTGCCGTGCCGGCTCGGCGGCGACGAGTTCGTCGTCGTCATGAGGAACGTCGACGATCCGTCGACCGCCTTGCGCATGGCCGATCGCCTGATCAAGGCGATCGAGCGTCCCGTGGAACTCGGGGAGCGTTCGATCTATGTCGGCGCGAGTGCCGGGGTGTCCTTCGCCTCGGGGGCGGCCTGGCCCATCGACGCCCTGTTCGAGCAGGCGGACCTCGCGCTCTACAAGGCCAAGACGGACGGCAAGGGTCGCGCCCGGGCGTTCACGCGCGACCTCCAGGCGATCGCCCAGACCCGCACGTCGATCAGTTCGGGCATCCGCCAGGCGTGGGAGCGTGGCGAACTGGCGCTGTACTACCAACCGCAGGTGCGGCTCTCCGATGCGTGCGTCGTCGGCGCGGAGGCGCTGATCCGGTGGAACCATCCGGAACGCGGCCTGCTCACGCCCGCCGCCTTCCTGTCGACCCTCGAGACCAGCCTCCTGGCGATTCCCGTCTCCGAGTGGATTCTGGAGACGGCGTGCCGCCAGGCGGCGGCGTGGCGCGCATCGAAGCACCCGACGTTCCGCATCGGCGTCAACCTGTTCGCCGCGCAATTGCGTTCGGGCGAGCTGCCGGGCGTGGTGCAGCGGGTGCTGCGCGAGACCGGGCTGTGCGCCTCCGCCCTCGAACTGGAGATCACCGAGAACACCATCCTGTGCAACGAGGCCCGCATCCACGCGGCCCTGCAGGCGCTGCGCGACATCGGGATCGGCATCGCCTTCGACGACTACGGCACCGGCTTCGCCTCCCTCACGATGCTGAAGAACTTTCCCGTGACGCGCCTGAAGATCGACCGCTCCTTCGTGAGCGGTCCCGACACGGGCGCCAGGGACCTCGTCATCGTGGAAGCCATCGCGCGACTGGCGCAGGGGCTCGAACTCGAGGTGATCGCCGAAGGCATCGAGACCCAGGCGCAGGCCGACCTCATGCGGGCCCATTGCCGGGAAGGGCAGGGCTACTTCTTCGGCCGCCCGATGACGGCGGGCGCTTTCGAGAAGACCTTCCTGGACGACCGCCGCTGCCGACCCGGTTCCGGCACGGCGTCCTAG
- a CDS encoding ABC transporter substrate-binding protein, with protein MRPHPAFRPASHCGLAALVALCLAAPARAQTAAPVEPFTYMTNWYAQAEHGGFYQAVAQGIYRKHGLDVTIRMGGPQVNITQIMAAGQADCVMGSSDIQMMQVREGGVPVVNVAAFFQKDPQVLIAHDDVKKFEDLKGKTILIGAQANRGYWPWLKARFGLVDEQTRPYTFNIQPFVADRNAAQQGYLTSETFAIQKAGVKTTVLMFSDHGYPSYATTVSCMEKTLKARPRQVAAFVKASAEGWKSYLADPAPGNALIRKENPNMTDEQLAYSVAKLKEMGMVTGGDAATLGIGSLTDARAKASYDFLVASKLIDPAKVALAATYSTEFVKDAKVLP; from the coding sequence ATGCGCCCGCATCCCGCCTTCCGTCCTGCATCGCACTGCGGCCTCGCCGCGCTCGTGGCCCTCTGCCTCGCCGCCCCGGCCCGGGCCCAGACCGCCGCGCCGGTGGAGCCTTTCACCTACATGACCAACTGGTACGCGCAGGCCGAGCACGGCGGCTTCTACCAGGCGGTGGCGCAGGGCATCTACAGGAAGCACGGCCTGGACGTCACGATCCGCATGGGCGGCCCGCAGGTCAACATCACCCAGATCATGGCCGCCGGCCAGGCCGACTGCGTGATGGGCTCGAGCGACATCCAGATGATGCAGGTGCGCGAAGGCGGCGTGCCCGTGGTCAACGTCGCGGCGTTCTTCCAGAAGGACCCCCAGGTGCTGATCGCCCACGACGACGTCAAGAAGTTCGAGGACCTCAAGGGCAAGACGATCCTGATCGGCGCCCAGGCGAACCGGGGCTACTGGCCCTGGCTGAAGGCCCGCTTCGGCCTGGTCGACGAGCAGACGCGCCCCTACACCTTCAACATCCAGCCGTTCGTCGCCGACCGGAATGCCGCCCAGCAGGGCTACCTCACGTCCGAGACCTTCGCGATCCAGAAGGCCGGCGTGAAGACGACCGTGCTGATGTTCAGCGACCACGGCTACCCGTCGTACGCCACCACCGTCTCGTGCATGGAGAAGACGCTCAAGGCCCGCCCGCGCCAGGTCGCCGCCTTCGTGAAGGCGTCCGCCGAGGGCTGGAAGAGCTACCTGGCCGATCCGGCGCCGGGCAACGCGCTCATCAGGAAGGAGAACCCCAACATGACCGACGAACAGCTCGCCTACAGCGTGGCCAAGCTCAAGGAGATGGGCATGGTCACCGGTGGCGACGCGGCCACGCTGGGCATCGGGTCGCTGACCGACGCGCGCGCCAAGGCGAGCTACGACTTCCTGGTCGCCTCCAAGCTGATCGATCCGGCCAAGGTCGCGCTGGCCGCCACCTACAGCACCGAGTTCGTCAAGGACGCGAAGGTGCTGCCATGA
- a CDS encoding ABC transporter permease has protein sequence MARPRVQRVVYPALVGLVLVAIWQVAVTALELPPYLVPSPLLMMQTLVTDWVPLGNALLVTLKITLLSFAVATVAGVAISFLFVQSKRIETALFPYAVLLQVTPIVAVAPLIIIWVRNPTGAMTICAALVALFPIISNTTLGLRSVDPDLQAYFRLNRATRWQQLTRLRIPSALPYFFGGLRISSGLALIGAVVAEFVAGTGGAGAGLAYQILQAGFQLNIPRMFAALLLISLTGVALFAAMAWLSGRALGGWHASELSKD, from the coding sequence ATGGCGCGGCCGCGCGTCCAGCGCGTGGTCTACCCGGCGCTGGTCGGCCTGGTGCTGGTGGCGATCTGGCAGGTCGCGGTCACCGCGCTGGAACTGCCGCCCTACCTGGTGCCGTCGCCGCTGCTGATGATGCAGACCCTGGTCACCGACTGGGTGCCGCTGGGCAACGCGCTGCTGGTGACGCTGAAGATCACGCTGCTGTCGTTCGCCGTCGCCACGGTGGCGGGCGTGGCGATCTCGTTCCTGTTCGTGCAGAGCAAGCGCATCGAGACGGCGCTGTTTCCCTACGCCGTGCTGCTGCAGGTGACGCCCATCGTCGCCGTCGCGCCGCTGATCATCATCTGGGTGCGCAACCCGACCGGGGCGATGACGATCTGCGCCGCGCTGGTCGCGCTGTTCCCGATCATCAGCAACACGACCCTCGGCCTGCGCAGCGTCGACCCCGACCTGCAGGCGTACTTCCGGCTGAACCGGGCCACGCGCTGGCAGCAGCTCACGCGCCTGCGGATCCCGAGCGCGCTGCCGTACTTCTTCGGCGGGCTGCGCATCTCCAGCGGCCTGGCGCTGATCGGCGCGGTGGTGGCGGAGTTCGTCGCCGGCACCGGCGGCGCGGGCGCGGGGCTGGCCTACCAGATCCTGCAGGCCGGCTTCCAGCTCAACATCCCCCGCATGTTCGCCGCGCTGCTGCTGATCTCGCTGACCGGCGTCGCGCTGTTCGCGGCCATGGCCTGGCTGTCCGGGCGCGCGCTCGGCGGCTGGCACGCCAGCGAGCTGTCCAAGGACTGA
- a CDS encoding creatininase family protein, producing MLHGYIPPHRFLPYLSWTQIAALPQREDTVVVLPCGAIEQHGPHLPCSVDSVIASGVMGRALEKLPAAVPAFAMAPITYGKSEEHLHFPGTMTLTGTTLLATVTELGESVYRAGFRKLLLANGHGGQPQVLEMAARELRLRHGDFVVVPHGVSRLPNASGRQITAREKQLAMHAGHSETALMLALAPETVRMEHAVANYPPPFPVALLSPDGRPACAWTARDFGPSGVIGDPTTATRAQGLEILETLADSWVQVLTELHALRWVVREAATWERGQHQGFVESAPGAAA from the coding sequence ATGCTGCACGGCTACATCCCGCCCCACCGCTTCCTGCCCTACCTGAGCTGGACCCAGATCGCGGCCCTGCCGCAGCGCGAGGACACCGTGGTGGTGCTGCCCTGCGGCGCGATCGAGCAGCACGGGCCGCACCTGCCGTGCTCGGTCGACAGCGTGATTGCCTCGGGCGTCATGGGACGGGCGCTGGAGAAGCTGCCGGCTGCCGTGCCGGCCTTCGCGATGGCGCCCATCACCTACGGCAAGTCGGAGGAGCACCTGCACTTTCCCGGCACCATGACGCTCACCGGCACCACGCTGCTGGCCACCGTCACGGAACTCGGCGAGTCGGTCTACCGCGCGGGCTTCCGCAAGCTGCTGCTGGCCAACGGCCACGGCGGCCAGCCCCAGGTGCTGGAGATGGCCGCGCGCGAGCTGCGCCTGCGGCACGGCGACTTCGTCGTGGTGCCGCACGGGGTCTCGCGCCTGCCCAACGCGTCGGGCCGCCAGATCACGGCGCGCGAGAAGCAGCTCGCGATGCACGCCGGCCATTCGGAAACGGCGCTGATGCTGGCCCTGGCGCCCGAGACGGTGCGCATGGAACACGCCGTCGCCAACTACCCGCCGCCGTTCCCGGTCGCGCTGCTCTCGCCCGACGGCCGCCCGGCCTGCGCCTGGACGGCGCGCGACTTCGGCCCGAGCGGCGTCATCGGCGACCCGACCACCGCCACGCGCGCCCAGGGTCTCGAGATCCTGGAGACGCTCGCCGACAGCTGGGTGCAGGTGCTCACCGAGCTGCACGCGCTGCGCTGGGTGGTGCGCGAGGCGGCCACCTGGGAGCGCGGCCAGCACCAGGGTTTCGTCGAATCCGCGCCCGGCGCCGCCGCCTGA
- a CDS encoding AAA family ATPase, which produces MHQQAEEAAAMLASIRAAMLAPMVRKASPVFSADQVATLCEASSRGSFAHKVASRKDMPSGTLVSNGRKRVFELAEARRWVQDYRKDMLRPPGAEAITISIANFKGGTTKTTTAMTLAQGLTLMGHKVLVIDTDPQASLTTLFGILPDVEIGAKDTIMSLADGSLTTVRPLIRQTYWDGLELVPAASSLFDAEFMLPSRQGKEGLAGFEFYKVLDLGIDDVRDDYDVIVIDSPPALSYLTINALMAANGIIMPLPPETLDFASSTQFWSLFSDLTETMLESRGQTKSFDFINVLLSRVPPKAGRGASTTADAVREWIGATYKEKVLPLEIPRTSIASQKSSGFGTVYDSEASDAKDKTYKRARDAYDTFVQHVEASVRTAWARQLHKGV; this is translated from the coding sequence GTGCACCAGCAGGCGGAGGAAGCCGCCGCGATGCTGGCGAGCATCCGGGCGGCCATGCTGGCGCCGATGGTGCGCAAGGCATCGCCGGTCTTCAGTGCCGATCAGGTGGCGACGCTGTGCGAGGCGTCCTCCCGTGGCTCGTTCGCGCACAAGGTCGCGAGCCGGAAGGACATGCCGTCCGGGACTTTGGTCTCCAACGGACGCAAGCGTGTGTTTGAACTCGCAGAGGCCCGCCGCTGGGTGCAGGACTACCGGAAAGACATGCTTCGACCGCCCGGGGCCGAAGCCATCACCATCTCGATCGCGAACTTCAAGGGCGGCACCACGAAGACCACGACGGCCATGACGCTGGCGCAGGGCCTGACGCTGATGGGCCACAAGGTGCTGGTGATCGACACGGATCCACAGGCTTCCCTGACGACGTTGTTCGGCATCCTCCCCGATGTGGAGATCGGTGCGAAGGACACGATCATGTCGCTGGCCGACGGCTCGCTGACGACCGTGCGGCCGCTGATCCGCCAGACGTACTGGGATGGTCTTGAACTCGTGCCCGCGGCGTCCTCGTTGTTCGATGCGGAGTTCATGTTGCCTTCCAGGCAGGGAAAGGAGGGCCTGGCGGGTTTCGAGTTCTACAAGGTGCTCGACCTGGGCATCGATGACGTCCGGGACGACTACGACGTCATCGTCATCGACAGCCCCCCTGCCCTCTCCTATCTGACGATCAACGCCCTGATGGCGGCGAACGGCATCATCATGCCGCTGCCACCCGAGACGCTGGACTTCGCCTCCTCGACCCAGTTCTGGTCGTTGTTCTCCGACCTGACCGAGACGATGCTGGAGTCCCGGGGACAGACGAAGAGCTTCGATTTCATCAACGTGCTGCTGTCGCGCGTGCCGCCCAAGGCCGGCCGGGGTGCGTCCACGACCGCCGACGCCGTGCGCGAATGGATCGGTGCGACCTACAAGGAAAAGGTGTTGCCGCTGGAGATCCCCCGGACGTCCATCGCATCGCAGAAGTCGTCGGGCTTCGGCACGGTCTACGACAGTGAAGCGTCCGATGCCAAGGACAAGACGTACAAGCGGGCCAGGGACGCCTACGACACGTTCGTGCAGCACGTGGAAGCGTCGGTCCGCACAGCGTGGGCGAGGCAGCTGCACAAAGGCGTCTGA
- a CDS encoding replication initiation protein, whose translation MFNESRPDPSSSARAVGPLRKPVFSLALVPQNSKITALGRRTWNVLLHIAQDQGLERETFRAALTDIVRGLDYNSGDMKIIKTHLRSMVSTLVEWQSPTAGEWQTWDVCGMLSHARLSKERGQVFVEWSYAVNMRHELLDPEIFAKLSLDVISQLGSHPSVALYEICSRYLGVGQTARKPWGWWRPVLLGRPDDARLQKLEYRIFKRDTLRPALAEINALADIEVEMLEYKSGRFVADLQFTVRKKPQRILAVQQRNSAGPVDVAVLASAEKLGIDASRVERLIEEFGDGAVASGVQAVEKRAAHAFPEPLRDPLRYLKSVLPGHAAAAAETVAQATGHVVPVVAPSPVNSGERLAQWEKRWLAQRIEALAAEIAAMPAHRQAELTQGLQERLLERKAHPALIQRLSAKGWTHPMVRHEMVRFYADAVHGAGWDRPTDTQLLAIAAGSQTAG comes from the coding sequence ATGTTCAACGAAAGTCGCCCCGATCCAAGCTCGAGCGCGCGTGCGGTCGGCCCGCTGCGCAAGCCCGTGTTCTCGCTGGCGCTCGTTCCGCAGAACAGCAAGATCACGGCCCTCGGGCGTCGCACCTGGAACGTGCTGCTTCATATCGCGCAGGACCAGGGACTCGAGCGCGAGACGTTCCGGGCCGCGCTCACGGACATCGTCCGAGGACTGGACTACAACAGCGGCGACATGAAGATCATCAAGACGCATCTGCGCTCGATGGTCTCGACGCTGGTCGAGTGGCAGTCTCCGACCGCGGGCGAGTGGCAGACCTGGGACGTCTGCGGCATGCTCTCGCACGCGCGACTGTCGAAGGAGCGCGGACAGGTGTTCGTCGAATGGTCCTATGCCGTGAACATGCGGCACGAACTGCTCGATCCGGAGATCTTCGCGAAGCTCTCGCTGGACGTCATCTCGCAGCTGGGCTCGCACCCGTCGGTGGCGCTCTACGAGATCTGTTCGCGCTACCTGGGCGTGGGGCAGACGGCACGCAAACCGTGGGGCTGGTGGCGGCCGGTCCTGCTCGGCCGGCCCGACGATGCGCGCCTGCAGAAGCTCGAGTACCGGATCTTCAAGCGCGACACCCTGCGGCCCGCCCTGGCCGAGATCAACGCCCTGGCCGACATCGAGGTCGAGATGCTGGAATACAAGTCGGGCCGCTTCGTGGCAGACCTCCAGTTCACCGTGCGCAAGAAGCCGCAGCGCATCCTGGCGGTGCAGCAGCGCAACTCCGCCGGACCCGTCGACGTCGCCGTGCTCGCGAGCGCCGAGAAGCTTGGCATCGATGCGTCACGCGTCGAACGGCTCATCGAGGAATTCGGCGACGGCGCGGTCGCCAGTGGCGTCCAGGCCGTCGAGAAACGTGCGGCGCATGCATTTCCCGAGCCCTTGCGCGATCCGCTGCGCTACCTCAAGAGCGTGCTGCCGGGTCATGCGGCCGCCGCCGCGGAGACGGTGGCCCAGGCAACGGGCCACGTCGTGCCGGTCGTGGCACCGTCCCCGGTCAATTCCGGTGAACGCCTCGCACAGTGGGAGAAACGCTGGCTCGCGCAACGCATCGAAGCCCTGGCGGCCGAGATCGCCGCCATGCCCGCGCACCGGCAGGCCGAACTCACCCAGGGTCTGCAGGAACGCCTGCTCGAACGCAAGGCGCATCCGGCGCTGATCCAGCGCCTGAGCGCGAAGGGCTGGACGCATCCGATGGTGCGCCACGAGATGGTGAGGTTCTACGCCGACGCCGTCCATGGCGCCGGATGGGACCGACCGACCGACACCCAGTTGCTGGCGATCGCCGCCGGCTCGCAAACGGCCGGGTAG
- a CDS encoding amidohydrolase family protein, which translates to MNAPHPTATATTVPASIDRLRLPRWLLPTDWPVRDGVAALAHLTLADGRVAALRPALDAAATAPPSGVSGASGASAVDARAAWDAAGALALPGFVDAHTHLDKSFTFGRMTHVRPGLLGAIDAMLADRAHWTTADVRERAGRGLGWAWESGTTRLRSHVDWWEADAVPVAWAVLRELAQEWRGRVRLERVALVKLPLFEDRTQALRLARTIAATGPDALLGGFVHSTNWSENALRNLLLAAQACDLDVDLHVDEELEASAVGLAATARLLGEIGFEGRVVCGHACALAAQPEAQALATLDAVARAPITLVSLPATNLLLQDATTGRTPRRRGLTLVKEARERGIPLLFASDNVQDPFCRSGSFDPVEALGLAALVAQLDTPFDAWSDTVCRAGWLDRDRPGTASIVGAPADLVLFTQADRHGWPSRGGARVVLRDGTVTQGEAPPAWRPAR; encoded by the coding sequence GTGAACGCTCCGCACCCCACTGCCACCGCCACCACCGTGCCCGCCAGCATCGACCGCCTGCGCCTGCCACGCTGGCTGCTGCCCACCGACTGGCCCGTGCGCGACGGCGTCGCCGCGCTGGCGCACCTGACCCTGGCCGATGGCCGCGTCGCGGCGCTGCGTCCGGCGCTGGACGCGGCCGCGACGGCGCCGCCTTCCGGTGTGTCCGGCGCATCGGGCGCGTCCGCCGTCGACGCTCGCGCCGCCTGGGACGCCGCCGGCGCGCTGGCGCTGCCGGGCTTCGTCGACGCGCACACGCACCTCGACAAGAGCTTCACCTTCGGCCGCATGACGCACGTGCGTCCGGGCCTGCTCGGCGCGATCGACGCCATGCTGGCCGACCGCGCCCACTGGACCACGGCCGACGTGCGCGAGCGCGCCGGGCGCGGCCTGGGCTGGGCCTGGGAGAGCGGCACCACGCGCCTGCGCAGCCACGTCGACTGGTGGGAGGCCGATGCCGTGCCGGTCGCCTGGGCCGTGCTGCGCGAGCTGGCGCAGGAGTGGCGTGGCCGGGTGCGGCTGGAGCGCGTCGCGCTGGTCAAGCTGCCCCTGTTCGAGGACCGGACGCAGGCGCTGCGGCTGGCCCGCACCATCGCCGCCACCGGACCGGACGCCCTGCTCGGCGGTTTCGTGCATTCGACCAACTGGAGCGAGAACGCGCTGCGCAACCTGCTGCTCGCGGCCCAGGCCTGCGACCTGGACGTGGACCTGCACGTCGACGAGGAGCTGGAGGCCTCGGCCGTCGGCCTGGCCGCCACGGCGCGGCTGCTCGGCGAGATCGGCTTCGAGGGCCGCGTGGTCTGCGGCCATGCCTGCGCGCTGGCGGCCCAGCCCGAGGCGCAGGCGCTGGCCACGCTCGACGCCGTGGCGCGCGCGCCGATCACGCTGGTGTCGCTGCCGGCCACCAACCTGCTGCTGCAGGACGCCACCACCGGCCGCACGCCACGACGGCGCGGGCTGACGCTGGTCAAGGAGGCGCGCGAGCGCGGCATTCCGCTGCTGTTCGCGAGCGACAACGTGCAGGACCCGTTCTGCCGCTCGGGCAGCTTCGACCCGGTCGAGGCGCTGGGTCTGGCGGCGCTGGTGGCGCAGCTCGACACGCCCTTCGACGCCTGGTCCGACACCGTCTGCCGCGCCGGCTGGCTCGACCGGGACCGGCCCGGCACCGCGTCGATCGTCGGCGCGCCGGCCGACCTGGTGCTGTTCACGCAGGCCGATCGCCATGGCTGGCCCTCGCGCGGCGGGGCCCGCGTCGTGCTGCGCGACGGCACCGTCACGCAGGGCGAGGCGCCGCCGGCATGGCGCCCGGCGCGCTGA
- a CDS encoding NAD(P)H-dependent oxidoreductase, giving the protein MRVLVVYCHPVETSFHAALHADVVRHLREAGHEVDDCDLYAEGFDPVLSRAERLGYHDVPSNRAPVQAHVARLQWAEALVLCFPTWCFGPPAMLKGWFDRLLMPGVAFDLSDPADVKPMLTHIRRIAAVVTYGRPRWMALYMGDPPRKLVTRYLRRLTGQRAKVDYHACYHMNTATPERRGRFKARVGQAMARFA; this is encoded by the coding sequence ATGCGCGTGCTCGTCGTCTACTGCCATCCGGTCGAAACCAGCTTCCATGCGGCGCTCCACGCCGACGTGGTGCGCCACCTGCGCGAGGCCGGTCACGAGGTCGACGATTGCGATCTCTATGCCGAGGGCTTCGATCCGGTGCTCTCCCGCGCCGAGCGCCTGGGCTACCACGACGTGCCGTCCAACCGGGCGCCCGTGCAGGCCCACGTCGCGCGCCTGCAGTGGGCCGAGGCGCTGGTGCTGTGCTTTCCGACTTGGTGCTTCGGCCCGCCCGCGATGCTCAAGGGCTGGTTCGACCGCCTGCTGATGCCCGGGGTCGCCTTCGATCTCAGCGATCCGGCCGACGTGAAGCCGATGCTCACCCACATCCGTCGCATCGCCGCCGTGGTCACCTACGGCCGCCCGCGCTGGATGGCGCTGTACATGGGCGACCCGCCGCGCAAGCTGGTGACGCGCTACCTGCGGCGGCTGACCGGCCAGCGCGCGAAGGTCGACTACCACGCGTGCTACCACATGAACACCGCCACGCCCGAGCGCCGCGGCCGCTTCAAGGCGCGCGTCGGCCAGGCGATGGCGCGCTTCGCCTGA